In Pelosinus sp. UFO1, one genomic interval encodes:
- a CDS encoding MIP/aquaporin family protein, whose translation MTNLFGEFFGTMILLTFGCGVVANVLLKDSKGNGGGWIVITAGWAFAVLLGVFGAVATGAPQADLNPAVTFFKMLLGVYTLPQAIATMCAEMAGGIAGGALCWLLYLPHWEVTEDKGLKLAVFATGPAIRNTFANLLCEIIATAFLLIGIFTIFSKGVTGTAGFGVGVGPYMVAMLIWALGLCLGGPTGYALNPARDLGPRIAHAILPIAGKGDSDWGYSWIPVVGPMVGAGLAFVVCKAAGIV comes from the coding sequence ATGACAAATTTATTTGGTGAATTTTTTGGTACTATGATTCTTTTAACTTTTGGTTGTGGTGTTGTTGCTAACGTTCTTTTAAAAGATTCTAAGGGTAACGGTGGCGGTTGGATCGTTATCACCGCAGGTTGGGCATTTGCTGTATTACTTGGTGTTTTCGGTGCTGTTGCTACAGGTGCTCCTCAAGCTGATTTAAATCCAGCTGTTACTTTCTTTAAAATGTTGTTGGGTGTATATACTCTTCCACAAGCTATTGCTACTATGTGTGCTGAAATGGCTGGTGGTATTGCAGGTGGTGCTCTTTGCTGGTTATTATACTTACCTCACTGGGAAGTTACTGAAGATAAAGGTTTGAAACTTGCTGTTTTTGCTACAGGTCCTGCCATTCGTAATACTTTTGCTAACTTGCTTTGCGAAATTATTGCAACTGCCTTCTTGTTAATTGGTATCTTTACTATCTTTAGTAAAGGTGTAACTGGTACTGCTGGTTTTGGCGTAGGCGTTGGTCCTTACATGGTTGCAATGTTGATTTGGGCTCTTGGTTTATGCTTAGGCGGTCCTACTGGCTATGCTTTGAACCCGGCTCGTGACCTTGGTCCTCGTATTGCTCATGCAATTCTTCCTATCGCAGGCAAAGGCGATTCCGATTGGGGTTATTCTTGGATTCCTGTAGTTGGTCCAATGGTTGGTGCTGGTCTTGCTTTCGTAGTATGTAAAGCTGCTGGTATTGTTTAA
- a CDS encoding glycerol-3-phosphate responsive antiterminator — MASLDVLKFLANGPVIPSARSLEDFKVALTHTVSPSVVLLFGDINTLPVLIAQANEHKKRIVLHLDLFDGVGKDKAGIKFLARLGIHAIITTKSHLCRFAREEGMIVVQRLFLMDSDSLRTGLNLVRNFKPDAIEILPGSVPASVVEELVRETGLPILAGGLIRTKEDVDHAIERGISAVSTSRRDLWDDIMITNN; from the coding sequence ATGGCATCTTTAGACGTGCTTAAATTTTTAGCTAACGGACCTGTAATTCCGTCAGCCCGATCCCTGGAAGATTTTAAAGTAGCTTTAACCCATACGGTTTCTCCTAGCGTAGTGTTACTTTTTGGTGATATTAATACTCTCCCAGTCTTAATAGCCCAGGCTAATGAGCATAAAAAACGTATTGTGCTGCATTTAGATTTATTCGATGGTGTTGGCAAGGATAAAGCAGGTATTAAATTTTTGGCAAGGTTGGGTATTCATGCCATAATTACAACAAAATCCCATCTGTGCCGATTTGCTCGAGAGGAAGGTATGATTGTCGTACAACGATTATTTTTAATGGATTCAGATTCTTTACGTACGGGTCTTAATTTAGTGCGTAATTTTAAGCCTGATGCGATTGAGATATTACCAGGATCCGTACCTGCAAGCGTGGTAGAAGAACTAGTGAGAGAAACAGGTTTGCCAATTTTGGCAGGGGGGCTAATACGTACAAAAGAAGATGTGGATCATGCCATTGAACGGGGTATCTCGGCAGTTAGTACCAGCCGTCGTGATCTGTGGGATGATATTATGATAACCAATAATTAA
- a CDS encoding anaerobic glycerol-3-phosphate dehydrogenase subunit C encodes MKKHHNNPDSCTACTVCIANCPVTAATRKFRGPKMVGPTLERMRLSHEDVEPSLEYCSNCKNCDMSCPSGVPISTLNMLARAKYYKTRKHSLRDWILSHGEKMAKLSAATPGMANFGMKMSRGILKQIGISEKAPLPPYAPKSFSKLFKALKQKSYPDKVVFYPGCFINYNDPQVGMDFVAVMQANKFEVIVEDGLVCCGSPLVVNGFLDEAEENAKTNIQILKKWTDKGYPVITCCTSCGLMLKQEYQELFHIEGVQEYAKHLYDAGEFLLDLHDQGRLNTDFGTLNEKYMYHSPCHLRAQGMGLPGLDLLALIPGLDVQDVDGGCCGISGNYGFKAEKYDIAMSIGSTLFDKIKESRLDTVVSECGTCRLQIGHGANVKTLHPMTLVRRAYEAKQK; translated from the coding sequence ATGAAGAAACATCATAATAATCCAGATAGTTGTACAGCTTGTACAGTATGTATTGCTAATTGCCCAGTGACAGCTGCGACACGTAAATTTCGTGGCCCTAAAATGGTTGGCCCAACCTTAGAGAGAATGAGATTATCTCACGAGGATGTTGAACCTTCTTTAGAATATTGCTCTAATTGTAAGAATTGTGATATGTCATGTCCTTCTGGCGTTCCTATTTCTACTCTTAATATGTTAGCGAGAGCTAAATACTATAAAACTCGTAAACATAGCTTACGGGATTGGATTTTATCTCATGGCGAAAAAATGGCAAAGTTGAGTGCGGCCACACCTGGTATGGCTAACTTCGGCATGAAAATGAGTCGTGGCATTTTGAAACAGATTGGTATTTCTGAGAAAGCTCCGTTGCCACCTTATGCCCCTAAATCCTTTAGTAAGTTGTTTAAGGCGTTAAAACAAAAAAGTTATCCTGATAAAGTTGTTTTTTATCCTGGCTGTTTTATTAATTATAACGACCCTCAAGTAGGGATGGATTTTGTCGCTGTTATGCAAGCCAATAAATTTGAAGTGATTGTAGAAGATGGTCTTGTATGCTGTGGTTCACCTTTAGTCGTAAATGGTTTTTTAGATGAGGCAGAAGAAAATGCTAAAACTAATATACAAATCCTTAAAAAATGGACGGATAAAGGCTACCCTGTTATTACTTGCTGCACAAGCTGTGGCTTAATGCTTAAGCAGGAGTATCAAGAATTATTCCATATTGAAGGTGTTCAAGAATATGCAAAACATTTGTATGATGCAGGTGAGTTCTTGCTAGATCTTCATGATCAAGGACGTTTAAATACGGATTTTGGTACTCTAAATGAAAAATACATGTATCACTCTCCTTGCCATTTGCGGGCGCAAGGCATGGGATTGCCAGGTTTAGATTTATTGGCTTTAATTCCAGGACTTGATGTGCAAGATGTGGATGGTGGTTGCTGTGGTATTTCCGGTAACTATGGCTTTAAAGCTGAAAAATATGATATTGCCATGAGTATTGGTTCGACTTTATTTGATAAGATTAAAGAGAGCCGTCTTGATACGGTTGTTTCTGAATGCGGAACATGCCGTCTACAAATTGGACACGGCGCTAATGTGAAAACATTGCATCCAATGACGTTAGTACGTAGAGCTTATGAGGCAAAACAAAAGTAG
- the rpoN gene encoding RNA polymerase factor sigma-54 encodes MIPINLSYGLKLELNQKLMMTPELRQAIAILQLSALELSEMIEQEVLENPVLEIAEKQSDEPEAEMDEPQREKEQLDDYLNWDDYFNQGMDKKSEYMVADEKTTVEKFVNSNVSLHEHLEFQLHLAVRDEATKIVGNYLIGCIDENGYLCGTLSEAASNLGVKEEMVLEVLELIQTFDPLGVGARDLQECLLIQYQQKGIYDHLVADIISNHLPDVAAGRYKAIAEKLACKPQDVQQAVDVIRTLDPKPGRAFGGEQCSYIIADMSVERVNGKYVITVNDTSIPQLTINPYYRRVAMGADSESKKFIEGRLNSAVWLIKSIEQRRRTLYNVMEAIIELQQDFFDKGPKFLRPLVMKKVAEKIEVHESTVSRAIANKYVDTPHGLVSLRSFFSTAVHNSEGGQDVSATKVKQKIKELIVAEDSSDPYSDQTLSEILCQHGMKISRRTVAKYREEQGIASSAKRKRY; translated from the coding sequence GTGATTCCTATCAACCTGAGTTATGGTCTTAAATTAGAGTTAAACCAAAAACTGATGATGACACCTGAGTTACGTCAAGCAATCGCAATTTTGCAACTTTCTGCTTTAGAACTTTCTGAGATGATAGAACAAGAAGTGTTGGAAAACCCTGTATTAGAAATAGCAGAAAAGCAAAGCGATGAACCGGAAGCAGAGATGGATGAGCCCCAAAGGGAAAAGGAACAATTGGATGATTATCTAAATTGGGACGATTATTTTAACCAAGGAATGGACAAGAAGTCCGAATATATGGTAGCAGATGAAAAAACTACCGTAGAAAAATTTGTCAATAGTAATGTTTCCTTGCATGAACATTTGGAATTTCAATTGCATTTAGCAGTGAGAGATGAGGCAACCAAAATAGTAGGGAACTATTTAATTGGTTGTATTGATGAAAATGGTTATTTATGTGGTACTTTATCAGAGGCTGCTAGTAATTTAGGTGTCAAGGAAGAGATGGTTCTTGAAGTACTAGAGCTCATTCAGACCTTTGATCCCCTAGGTGTAGGAGCTCGTGATTTACAAGAGTGTTTACTAATCCAGTATCAACAAAAAGGAATCTATGACCACTTAGTAGCTGATATTATTTCCAACCATTTACCCGATGTGGCCGCGGGACGTTATAAAGCAATTGCGGAAAAATTAGCATGTAAACCTCAAGACGTGCAACAAGCTGTGGATGTGATTCGTACCTTAGATCCAAAACCGGGAAGGGCATTTGGTGGTGAGCAGTGCAGCTATATTATTGCTGATATGTCCGTAGAACGTGTTAATGGAAAATATGTTATTACGGTAAATGATACCAGTATTCCTCAATTAACCATCAATCCTTATTATCGACGTGTAGCTATGGGAGCTGATAGTGAGTCAAAAAAATTCATTGAAGGCCGCCTAAATTCTGCCGTTTGGCTTATTAAGAGTATTGAACAGCGTCGTCGTACTTTATACAATGTTATGGAAGCGATTATTGAGTTGCAACAGGACTTTTTCGATAAGGGGCCGAAGTTTTTGCGGCCTTTAGTAATGAAGAAAGTGGCTGAGAAGATAGAAGTTCATGAATCTACGGTAAGTCGGGCCATTGCCAATAAATATGTTGACACGCCTCATGGCCTTGTAAGTTTACGTAGCTTTTTTTCAACAGCAGTGCATAATAGTGAGGGTGGTCAAGATGTTTCAGCAACTAAGGTAAAACAAAAAATTAAAGAGTTAATTGTTGCTGAAGATTCATCTGATCCCTATAGTGATCAGACCTTGTCGGAAATTCTCTGCCAACATGGTATGAAAATATCTAGACGCACTGTGGCAAAATATCGGGAGGAGCAAGGTATCGCTTCTTCCGCAAAACGCAAACGATATTAA
- the glpK gene encoding glycerol kinase GlpK: MTKKYVMALDAGTTSNRAIIFDQDSNIIAVAQKEFTQIFPKAGWVEHDADEIWSTQHDVMQQVLQKAGLSATDISAIGITNQRETAVVWDKTTGRPVYNAIVWQSRQTMDICNDLKAKGLEGEFQQKTGLVVDAYFSGTKVKWILDNVEGARAKAEKCELLFGTIDTWLIWKLTGGKVHVTDYSNASRTLMYNIRELKWDEKLLEYLTVPACVLPEVKSSSEVYGQTDVAIFGAAVPISGAAGDQQAALFGQTCFQPGMAKNTYGTGCFMLMNTGSKVYESKNGLLTTIAWGLNGKVDYALEGSIFVAGSAVQWLRDGLRLLEAAPDSEYIAKKVKDADGVYVVPAFVGLGAPYWDMKARGAILGLTRGTSKSHVVRATLDSMAYQTKDVLSAMEADSSIKLQALKVDGGAVANNLLMQFQADILGVPVDRPKVTETTALGAAYLAGLAVGVWKTKEELVSTWQLDNRFEPSMDAAESEKLYKGWQKAVKRAMNWED, encoded by the coding sequence ATGACTAAAAAATATGTAATGGCCCTTGATGCAGGTACAACTAGTAACAGAGCGATTATTTTTGATCAAGATTCTAATATTATCGCGGTAGCACAAAAAGAATTTACACAAATATTTCCTAAAGCTGGTTGGGTTGAGCATGATGCGGACGAAATTTGGAGCACGCAACATGATGTAATGCAACAAGTTTTACAAAAAGCGGGATTAAGTGCAACTGATATTTCTGCAATTGGTATCACGAACCAAAGAGAAACTGCAGTTGTTTGGGATAAAACTACTGGTAGACCTGTCTACAACGCAATCGTTTGGCAATCTCGTCAAACAATGGATATTTGCAATGACTTAAAAGCAAAAGGTTTAGAAGGCGAATTCCAACAAAAAACTGGTTTAGTTGTTGATGCTTACTTCTCAGGTACTAAAGTAAAATGGATTTTAGACAATGTAGAAGGCGCTCGTGCTAAAGCAGAAAAATGCGAATTGTTGTTTGGTACTATCGATACATGGCTAATTTGGAAGTTGACTGGTGGAAAAGTTCATGTTACTGATTACTCCAATGCTTCCCGTACATTAATGTACAACATTCGCGAATTGAAATGGGATGAAAAACTTCTTGAGTATTTAACTGTACCTGCTTGCGTTCTTCCTGAAGTTAAATCTTCAAGTGAAGTATATGGTCAAACAGATGTTGCTATATTTGGTGCTGCTGTGCCTATTTCTGGTGCTGCTGGTGACCAACAAGCTGCTTTATTTGGTCAAACTTGCTTCCAACCTGGTATGGCGAAAAACACTTACGGAACTGGCTGCTTCATGTTAATGAACACAGGCAGTAAAGTGTATGAGTCTAAAAATGGCTTGTTAACTACAATTGCTTGGGGCCTTAATGGCAAAGTGGATTATGCTTTAGAAGGCAGTATCTTCGTTGCAGGTTCAGCTGTTCAATGGTTGCGTGATGGTTTACGCTTATTAGAAGCTGCTCCTGATTCTGAATACATTGCTAAAAAAGTAAAAGACGCTGATGGTGTATATGTAGTACCTGCTTTTGTTGGTCTTGGTGCTCCATACTGGGATATGAAAGCTCGCGGTGCGATCCTCGGATTGACTCGTGGAACTAGTAAGTCTCATGTTGTTCGCGCAACTTTAGATTCCATGGCATACCAAACAAAAGATGTTTTAAGTGCAATGGAAGCGGATTCAAGCATTAAATTACAAGCTTTGAAAGTAGATGGCGGTGCTGTTGCTAACAACTTGTTAATGCAATTCCAAGCAGATATTTTAGGCGTTCCAGTTGATCGTCCTAAAGTTACTGAAACAACTGCTCTTGGTGCAGCTTACCTTGCAGGTTTGGCTGTTGGCGTATGGAAAACAAAAGAAGAACTTGTTAGCACTTGGCAGCTAGATAATCGCTTTGAGCCTTCTATGGATGCTGCAGAAAGCGAAAAATTATACAAAGGTTGGCAAAAAGCGGTTAAACGCGCTATGAACTGGGAAGACTAA
- the glpB gene encoding anaerobic glycerol-3-phosphate dehydrogenase subunit GlpB, producing the protein MMRENDIIVIGGGLAGLTAAAVAAKRGKKVMVLSLGAGTLTIGGGIVDVIGYLEGNKPVATPSAGLLQLPAEHPYKKIGRPAIEDAIKFFKEICEEEGYPYMGNLDTMQWVPTAAGTIKPTCLIPKTMNTEELQKANKVIVLGFESLKDFYPQLITKNFKKISRFKDKEYETVMIDPNLAEGRDVTALDVARWLDTEEGISECITKMRKVIQPGSVVIIPPVLGTRPNYRIADRLEQALQCHFIETASVPPSITGLRLRTMMVSYLKKIGVRIVEQATVAKSIVEADKCVAVVTEGIDRERTYYAKSFILANGGFYGGGLLAEPGKVIEPIFNLPVEAPEDHEMWANYSLFSNEAQPFAKLGLEVDEKMRPLDADGKVILNNVFVAGRNLRGYDYSFEKSGNGVAIASGYQAAMSV; encoded by the coding sequence ATGATGAGGGAAAATGATATCATAGTAATAGGCGGCGGGTTAGCAGGTCTGACAGCGGCAGCTGTAGCGGCGAAACGCGGTAAAAAGGTAATGGTATTGTCCTTAGGGGCAGGTACTTTGACAATTGGCGGCGGTATTGTTGATGTAATTGGATATTTGGAAGGTAATAAACCAGTAGCTACGCCAAGTGCAGGCTTACTGCAATTACCAGCGGAACATCCATACAAAAAAATTGGCCGTCCTGCCATTGAAGATGCAATCAAATTCTTTAAAGAAATCTGCGAAGAAGAGGGATATCCTTATATGGGGAACCTTGATACCATGCAATGGGTACCAACGGCAGCTGGTACAATCAAACCTACCTGTTTGATTCCAAAAACCATGAATACAGAAGAACTTCAAAAAGCAAACAAGGTAATTGTATTGGGATTTGAATCACTTAAAGATTTTTACCCACAATTAATCACTAAAAACTTTAAGAAGATTTCTCGATTTAAAGATAAAGAGTATGAAACAGTTATGATTGATCCGAATTTGGCAGAGGGCCGTGATGTTACTGCTTTGGATGTAGCTCGTTGGCTTGATACAGAAGAAGGAATTTCCGAATGTATCACTAAAATGCGTAAAGTAATTCAGCCAGGCAGCGTAGTTATCATTCCACCAGTACTTGGGACACGTCCTAATTACCGCATCGCTGATCGATTGGAACAAGCTCTGCAATGTCATTTTATTGAAACGGCATCTGTGCCTCCTTCCATTACTGGTTTACGTCTTCGTACGATGATGGTTAGCTATTTGAAAAAAATCGGCGTTCGTATCGTGGAACAAGCGACAGTCGCTAAGTCCATTGTGGAAGCTGATAAATGTGTGGCTGTAGTAACGGAAGGTATTGATAGAGAACGTACCTATTATGCAAAATCATTTATTTTAGCAAATGGTGGTTTCTACGGTGGTGGCTTGCTTGCAGAACCAGGAAAAGTTATCGAACCTATTTTCAATTTGCCTGTAGAGGCTCCTGAAGACCATGAAATGTGGGCGAATTATTCTTTATTCTCCAATGAAGCACAGCCTTTTGCAAAACTTGGTTTAGAAGTTGACGAAAAAATGCGTCCTCTTGATGCCGATGGCAAAGTCATTTTAAATAACGTCTTTGTTGCTGGACGAAATCTGCGCGGTTACGATTACTCTTTTGAGAAATCAGGTAATGGTGTAGCAATTGCGTCGGGTTATCAAGCGGCTATGTCAGTGTAA
- a CDS encoding glycerol-3-phosphate responsive antiterminator: MNLDVLEYLANGPVIPAARSMEDFKVALSHTVSPSIVLLFGDINILPSLITQAKKHKKHIVLHLDLFNGIAKDKAGIKYLARSGIHAIITTKPHLCRFAREEGMIVVQRLFLMDSASLCTGLHLVHNFKPDAIEILPGSVPESVVQELVEQTGLPILAGGLIRTKEDVDHAIKSGISAVSTSRSDLWDDIMISKI; this comes from the coding sequence GTGAATTTAGACGTTCTTGAATATCTGGCAAATGGTCCTGTCATTCCGGCTGCTCGGTCCATGGAAGATTTTAAAGTTGCGCTAAGTCATACGGTTTCTCCGAGCATAGTGTTACTATTTGGTGATATTAATATTCTCCCATCCTTAATAACCCAGGCAAAGAAGCATAAAAAACATATTGTGCTGCATTTGGATTTATTTAATGGTATTGCTAAGGATAAAGCAGGTATTAAATATTTGGCACGCTCAGGCATTCATGCTATTATTACAACGAAACCTCACTTGTGCAGGTTCGCCCGAGAAGAAGGTATGATTGTTGTACAGAGATTATTTCTAATGGACTCCGCCTCGCTATGTACGGGACTCCATTTAGTGCATAATTTTAAGCCGGATGCGATAGAAATATTGCCTGGTTCCGTACCTGAAAGCGTAGTGCAAGAACTAGTAGAGCAAACAGGTTTACCCATTTTAGCAGGTGGCTTAATTCGTACAAAAGAAGATGTGGACCATGCCATCAAGAGTGGGATCTCAGCAGTCAGTACCAGTCGTTCTGACTTATGGGACGATATTATGATTAGTAAAATATAG
- the glpA gene encoding anaerobic glycerol-3-phosphate dehydrogenase subunit GlpA gives MQKATVVVIGGGATGVGILRDLCMRGVDAILIEQQDLAYGTSSRYHGLLHSGGRYAVKDAEAGKECIEENTILRKIGRHCVEQTEGFFARTHLDDEDFEGKWVEACAKVGIPTIPISVEEARRLEPNLSAKIKSVYRVPDAAIDGFRMVWQNVASARKYGGRVMTYTTVVGIEHSNNQVVGMKVRNTLTGEISNIACDFIVSAAGSWAGEIAALAGITVNVQPDRGTLIAFNHRIASRIINRLRPASDGDIFVPHGSITILGTTSASVNKPDDTIPNAKEVVELLNIGEALFEDLRSYRMLRAFAGTRPLYSADPNAKGRGASRGFVTLDHAHDGLKGFVSVVGGKFTTYRLMAEKVTDLVCNYLNVKTPCRTALEDLVDDASPALMAKARLYFPAYGAELAASRLGSEGLEKVIDRMQAKPEKRQLLCECENVTMAEVEEAAADSTSFMISDVRRKTRMGMGTCQGAFCTFRSVGAVDANGLSWGKDTNVLFKEFLQGRWKGIRPILWGNVMREMELTRGIYEGTLNINGAIDDEGK, from the coding sequence ATGCAAAAGGCGACAGTTGTTGTAATTGGTGGCGGTGCCACAGGAGTTGGAATTCTGCGCGATTTGTGCATGCGGGGAGTCGATGCGATTCTTATTGAGCAGCAAGATCTAGCGTATGGTACTAGCTCTCGTTATCATGGACTCTTGCATAGCGGCGGACGTTATGCAGTAAAAGATGCTGAGGCAGGTAAAGAATGTATTGAAGAAAATACAATTTTACGTAAAATCGGTAGACATTGTGTAGAGCAAACAGAAGGTTTTTTTGCTCGAACTCACTTGGATGATGAGGATTTCGAAGGGAAATGGGTAGAAGCTTGTGCTAAGGTTGGTATTCCGACGATTCCTATTTCTGTAGAAGAAGCACGTCGTCTAGAACCAAATTTGAGTGCTAAAATAAAATCTGTATATCGTGTACCTGATGCTGCCATTGATGGTTTTCGTATGGTTTGGCAAAACGTGGCATCTGCTCGTAAGTACGGCGGAAGGGTCATGACCTATACTACTGTTGTTGGTATTGAACATAGCAACAATCAAGTAGTAGGTATGAAAGTCAGGAATACGTTAACAGGCGAAATCAGTAATATTGCTTGTGATTTTATCGTTAGTGCTGCTGGTTCTTGGGCTGGAGAAATTGCTGCTTTGGCAGGGATTACAGTCAATGTACAACCAGATAGAGGTACGTTGATTGCATTTAATCATCGTATTGCAAGTCGTATTATCAATCGTTTGCGTCCCGCATCGGATGGAGATATTTTTGTTCCCCATGGTTCCATTACTATTTTAGGTACTACTTCTGCATCTGTAAATAAACCAGATGATACGATTCCTAATGCAAAAGAAGTAGTAGAATTGTTAAATATCGGGGAAGCTTTATTCGAAGATTTAAGAAGTTACCGTATGCTTAGAGCATTTGCAGGCACGAGACCACTTTATAGCGCGGATCCTAATGCAAAAGGCCGTGGTGCATCCCGTGGTTTTGTCACTCTAGATCATGCTCATGATGGACTTAAGGGTTTTGTCAGCGTAGTTGGCGGTAAGTTTACTACCTATCGCTTAATGGCGGAAAAAGTAACAGATTTAGTATGTAATTATCTGAATGTAAAAACGCCTTGTCGTACGGCGCTAGAGGATCTTGTTGATGACGCATCTCCAGCACTTATGGCAAAAGCACGCTTATATTTCCCTGCTTATGGAGCGGAGCTTGCAGCTTCTCGTTTAGGTTCAGAAGGTTTGGAAAAAGTAATTGATCGTATGCAGGCAAAACCTGAAAAACGTCAGTTATTATGTGAATGTGAAAATGTAACTATGGCTGAGGTGGAAGAGGCAGCAGCCGATAGTACCAGCTTTATGATTAGTGATGTTCGCCGTAAGACCCGTATGGGTATGGGAACTTGCCAAGGTGCTTTTTGTACTTTCCGTAGTGTTGGTGCAGTAGATGCCAATGGATTATCATGGGGCAAAGATACCAATGTATTATTTAAAGAATTTCTACAAGGTCGCTGGAAGGGGATTCGTCCTATTTTATGGGGAAATGTTATGCGTGAAATGGAACTGACCCGAGGAATCTATGAAGGAACTTTAAACATAAATGGAGCGATTGATGATGAGGGAAAATGA
- the hypE gene encoding hydrogenase expression/formation protein HypE, whose translation MKKDYVQLAHGSGGKLSHDLVKNVMWPAFANEILGQMDDGAQLDMNGCRLAFSTDSYVVKPLFFSGGDIGKLAVCGTVNDVAMSGAIPLYLSAGFILEEGFPMESLQRIVASMQRAAAEAGVKIVTGDTKVVEKGAVDGIYINTAGIGSIIDGTNVSGSNAKVGQDIILSGYLGDHALAVMSERHGLQFPQSVVSDCAPLNGLVKSILTAVPTIAVLRDPTRGGLATTLNEIALQSQVGIMLEESSIPISPAVQAACDILGFDPLYLANEGKMIVFVEHECTRQVLDIMQQHVYGREARVIGKVVKEPNGQVGLRTNIGGVRLLDMLVGDQLPRIC comes from the coding sequence ATGAAAAAAGACTATGTTCAGCTAGCCCATGGCAGTGGTGGTAAACTGAGTCATGATCTGGTGAAAAATGTTATGTGGCCTGCTTTTGCCAATGAAATATTAGGACAGATGGATGATGGCGCTCAATTGGATATGAATGGCTGCCGTTTAGCATTTTCTACAGACTCCTATGTTGTGAAACCATTATTCTTTTCTGGTGGCGATATTGGCAAGTTGGCGGTATGCGGTACAGTGAATGATGTGGCTATGAGCGGTGCAATTCCTTTATATTTAAGTGCTGGATTTATACTAGAAGAAGGTTTCCCTATGGAAAGTTTACAGCGGATTGTTGCCTCGATGCAAAGAGCGGCAGCTGAGGCAGGAGTAAAGATTGTAACAGGGGATACAAAGGTTGTGGAAAAAGGCGCAGTCGATGGTATTTATATAAATACTGCGGGTATTGGAAGTATCATCGATGGGACTAATGTTTCGGGCAGCAATGCAAAAGTTGGTCAGGACATTATTTTAAGTGGTTATTTAGGAGATCATGCCTTGGCAGTAATGAGTGAACGTCATGGCTTACAATTTCCGCAAAGTGTAGTGAGTGATTGTGCGCCTTTGAATGGCTTGGTAAAAAGCATACTAACTGCAGTTCCTACTATTGCTGTATTGCGGGATCCGACGCGAGGTGGACTAGCGACTACTCTTAATGAGATTGCTCTTCAATCCCAAGTAGGTATTATGCTAGAGGAAAGTAGTATCCCAATATCGCCAGCGGTACAAGCTGCCTGTGATATTTTAGGCTTTGATCCCTTATATCTAGCGAATGAAGGAAAAATGATAGTCTTTGTGGAACATGAATGCACAAGGCAAGTACTAGATATCATGCAACAACATGTTTATGGACGTGAGGCTCGAGTAATCGGTAAAGTTGTCAAAGAGCCTAACGGACAGGTGGGGCTTCGTACCAATATTGGTGGAGTAAGGTTATTAGATATGCTGGTAGGCGATCAATTGCCCCGCATATGTTAA
- a CDS encoding MgtC/SapB family protein, which translates to MLVEWEMAIRLLLSSILGGFIGYEREAHHKAAGLRTHILVSIGSCLIMILSIKIYSSVQGFTNADPARLAAQVVSGIGFLGAGSIMKEGSTVKGLTTAASLWVVSGVGLAVGSGYYMGAFMTTGFVFLTLTILARIENKDHKCLVELSLTTADKPGQVGKIGSILGLYGIQIRDVKIKEQEQEQDRLEMVFMVYVPRQVQGNDVTLAILDIPGITCVNFNS; encoded by the coding sequence ATGTTAGTTGAATGGGAGATGGCCATTCGCTTATTGTTATCAAGTATTCTAGGGGGGTTTATTGGTTATGAACGGGAAGCACATCATAAGGCGGCAGGTCTTAGAACTCATATTTTAGTATCTATTGGTTCTTGTCTTATCATGATATTATCGATTAAGATTTATTCGTCAGTGCAAGGTTTCACTAACGCTGATCCAGCTCGTTTAGCGGCTCAAGTAGTCAGCGGTATTGGTTTTCTTGGGGCAGGCAGTATTATGAAAGAGGGATCAACAGTTAAAGGTCTGACAACTGCAGCAAGTTTATGGGTAGTATCTGGTGTAGGCTTAGCTGTCGGAAGTGGTTATTACATGGGTGCGTTTATGACGACAGGTTTTGTATTTCTGACCTTGACCATTTTGGCCAGGATAGAGAATAAGGATCATAAATGTTTAGTAGAGTTGTCCCTTACGACAGCGGATAAACCGGGACAAGTTGGGAAGATTGGTTCTATACTTGGCCTATATGGAATTCAAATAAGAGATGTAAAAATAAAGGAACAAGAACAAGAACAAGACCGACTCGAAATGGTTTTTATGGTCTATGTACCTAGACAGGTACAAGGTAATGACGTAACCCTTGCTATCCTTGATATTCCTGGTATTACTTGTGTAAACTTTAATTCTTAA